The genomic region AGAGTAGCAAcctatttctttaaatttattccaacATCACTCCACATGAATATGTATGACATGTAACAAGTTACAATCGATCTTTCCTTCTCTGTTTCGTTTAGGGGTTGAAATGGAGATATTCGCGATTACGGAGGGTAGGGTCTTGCCTTATCTATTGGATCCAGAATTCGAAAGCAAATTACCGATTATTCCGAGCGAAGTAACGTACGTGAATTTTACATGGAAGTCTGgtgtaaagaaatattattataatttttatcgattaaaatCGTTCGACGAGACAATCCTGAAAACACCATATATCACGATCAAAACGCAAGGAAGAGTACCCAAGAGACCCAAGGGTAATTTatgtctttttatttatcgaagtATTTTCAGTCAAcaaatttaatcgattaacaaaaaattattaaatttaatgcctacgtatataaataaatgcatAATGTTCATTAAATTCGCAGAATTCAGCGTCCTATTACCATGTTCTGGTAATAATTCGGGCATTGCGCAATTAGGCATCGGTTTGATGATTGAAAGTCGTAAGGGAAAACCTTTAAACGGAACACCCCTTCGCCTTAACCTGAGAAAAGAATGCGCCGTGCGCGGTGAGTGCGTCAATCGCGCCCATGATCATCTCTTTTtacacgcacacgcacgcacacacacacacccaCGCGCGTGTGTGCACGCCTGCCCGCACTCACAGAGTTCTGTATCAGCAATAATTCATTGCTCAACTTGCTACACACTTCAATTAGAAACTATCGAAATCTCAACTGTTTCATTACCATGAAAACTGCTCTTTGCAAAAAGATAAGGAAAGACGACGATAGAAGCAAacattttttgtaataatgatGTATGTGGAGTAGGAGAAATGTTATGAATTGACGATGATTTCGATTGTGTTTCTGTCCGATCGGTGCACaaaatatatctttgtatATACAActcgataaaagatattttgcgGGAAGCTTTAACTGTGTATAACGCTTTCCGGTTAGCATGAAGGTAGATCCTTTTATCCGCTTATATCATAGATCTGTAATCGATAAAATAGTTTCTTCAAATCAATGAACGCATGATTCTGAATGATCCGAATGTAtcctaaaatttttattaatgaaagtAATTGCATTTATCTGCTTAAACTTATGTAGGTGTAGCAGAAAATAATCGCTCAATGTGTCTTGTGTTCCTTTGCAATGAACGATATTTGTTTATGGTCTAAAGGTAAAAGACAAGATAAAATTTATGCATGAACCAATTTGATATTTGCTTGTactatttatgaatttatacaatattactaaaaaatacttttatgatTACACTTATTATATTCAAATCCTGTACTTTTTATTGATATCAAATGAATTTCTtctttacataatatttttcattgcaGAACCTAATCCTGGACCTTGTCCAGATGGATATTTAGGCCCACCTCATTGTAAAAAGGCATTGTGCTATCCAAACTGTATGAATGGTGGCAATTGTACAGCACCTGGTGTTTGTTCATGTCCACCAGGTTTTCAAGGACCATATTGTGAAGGAGGTATTTTGATTTcaaaataagatatatatataaaacagatattttatttacttaaaatcaaactaatatttataaatattttattaacgttacacttttatactatattaacaaattatataatttatataactttGGATATTGATATAGCAGTTTTACAAccaaatttaataacatttgttAAAGCTTGATAGAATGGTGCTTGTTCTGCACCATGTTCTAGACCAGTGTCATGATGTTCTTGTTCTTCAtcacgaaattttttaatcatttctaAAACTTCTTCATGTACTTTTTCATCACTTTCCATCAATGCACGTAATTGATCATTATAATGCTCTGTAATCACTGTTTCAACAGCTACGGTGCAAGCCATAGCTGCTTTTTCTCCCATGAGTGCTGTACCAGCACCAAGAACAAACCCAGCAATGTTCCAAATAGGTGTTAGAACAGTGGGTCTTACACGATATTTTCTAATCAACTCTTCAAACTTTGCACGATGTTCCTTTTCTTGATCCCACATATGTTGAATAGTTGGACCAACAGATGTTCTACCTGTCTTATATACCTGTGTTAAATTTATATCCAAAGAAACAACATCTTGGTATATATTTACGGTATATTTATACCTAAAACAGCCATTTGTCCAGCATATATTCTATCAGCTCCTAATTCTCCAGCATGATCTACCCTTATAACTGAATCTAATAATTTCTCTGATCTAGTTGCTCCTGAAGCTGCTGATGTACTAGCCAATCGAATTCCAAGCTGTCTAAGATGCAgcatttttttctataaactTTAAGAAAGCGTTTGTGACacaaatttttttctcttaattaAAGCACAATTAATTTTAGGTATATGTgcagaaaaatgtttaaatggTGGGAAATGTATACAAAAAGATACTTGCGAATGTCCAAAAGGATATTTTGGATTACGTTGTGAATTTtgtaagtaaaattataatagaaatgtAACTACTAATGGTTAAAATAATAGTATTGGCttcataataaatatgttttcaCTTTTTTAGCAAAGTGTGTAATTCCTTGTTTAAATGGAGGGAAATGCAAAGGGAACAATGTGTGCAGATGTCCTACTGGCTTCAAAGGAGATCATTGTGAAATTGGTAGAAGATCTCCACAACGCTCAGCCTGCACAAGAGCATGTAGAAATGGAACATGTCAACCTGATAATACGTGTCTTTGTGAACCTGGTTGGTTTGGAAAACTGTGCAATAAAAACAAGCCATGGGCTTGAAagtaaaaacatatttttcactGGTGGTATTGGCCTGTAGCCAATTGGATCGATGCAACAAGATTTcttatttaacataaaattacaaaatgtctTGAATTCTATTTAGACTCTATTCATTCATGAGTTTAAGACATTTTTTACTTCAAACCTCGCATTTAGTTTAACAATCTTTATACTTAAGACAATACTAGATATGTATTCAGAAAATTACgaatcattaattttataaagtattactatgtaaatttaataacagtatatatatattttttttttaaagtccAATTGGTTGATACCACTAAACTAACATGTATAATTAGTAATTTACCCCACCCCAGATGTGATATGTAAAGCTGCTTTACAAcattttatactattaaatattatttttaaataatatacttttatattgttaaatttattataatgattgtaaaaaaaaaaaaatgaaatatattttctttcttgtaaTTGGTATTTTTCCTTGTTGATGTCATAAGATTACATGTTGTCTCTTTAAATTACCTTCGTATTTAAGATTCGAACTTTATAACTCGAtaacaatttacaaaaatttctcaTTACGAAAACGTAAGAAAAGAGTATCGCTATAAAGacaataaaatagaaagaggAATTGCATACCCAGGATAAAGTCTTTCGAATAGAAAACGTCAAAACAACAAACGATTGTTTCTTGCCGTTTCAGATGGTGCAAGTTTTTAGGTTAGACTGAAACTCAGCAACATCGTTCCAGGGACGCTGAGAGCAAGAGTCACGTGTTTCAGGATCCAATAAGAAGATAGATTGGATGGACGCCATGACGCGTACCCCAGTGGTACTAGCCAATCAGGTTATTCCAGatctatatacatgtatatggtGTTCGTGTTTCCGTGGTCGCTGGTACCTTTTTGCGGATTCTGAGGGGAAATCGGTGAGTGCCGAATAAGTATCGGTGCGTTATTAGCACGTAATTGATCGTTGAGGGACCGGGCGATGCGCGTATGTTGCTTATTCGCGAAATAAGGGCAATTTCGCATCGTCTGCTTGGAGTGCACCGCGCAGGCTCGCTCAAAATGGCCGCCTCGCTGCCGCGTTTGTTGTGGTGGAGATGGAGGGCCGCGTAGCCGATCGATACGGCTGCTGGCGAAACTGGCCATGGTGTCTATGGCGGCTGTTGTGTGTGTTGTTGTGGCGTGGCGCGACGTACACGCGAGTTACGCCCGGTGAGGTAGAAGGTCGCGTTTTAGCCTCACGGTGGTGGTGCTGTGCGGGTGAGCGTTTAACACGGGTGGCGAGATGAGACCGCGAGACGCGAGCGTAGGGCGTGGTGAGAGAGCGTAGCCGACGGCGGCCTCCCCGCAGACGCGAAACCCTGAGCCCTCCCTGATCGGGTGACCACTCACGGGACACACAAGGTGCGTACGCAACTCGCGATTTTCACTGGGCCTGCTCCATGGCTCCGCGGTACCGCGGTCATGAGCTTTGCGGCCCCGGAGGTGGTCTCTTTTGCGTGTGCCCTGCGCATTTTCATTGCCCCCCCAAGTATCCACCAAATAAACGCGCCGTGTGCGCGGCTTGGCGCATCTTCTCTCTCTGTTCTCTCACACCTCGTCACGCTTTGCCAAGCCACGCTCTTACCACTCTTCTTAACTGCCTGTCCGCCGTCTGTCGTCTGTCGCGTCGCCTGTCAAATTCATCCAACAAATATGTATCTGTTGCTCGCTGTCACCCCGAGTGTAACACCGGTTCGCTACGCTTCATCCGCGCATCACCGATATCCTATGTCTATGCACAGACcacggcgacgacgacgacgttcACATATttacgttacgttaatttGTTTCCGCGCGCTCCTTTTTCACGATGTTGTCTCACGTTTAGCGCGAATATCTTATAGCATCACGTTTCATCATGCGTGGGGATCCTAAACGTACGCGCGGGAAACACTTCCGCCTGAAACTCATTGTTTATGTTCCTCAAATTTTGACCGTATGTAGTATCATTATCCTGGATTTTTATCTACTCTAATCATCATGCAGTATTCCACATGGAAATACTTATGTATTCAATGTCattattatactttgtaatattttatagttcaTGTGTATGTAGTAAGAACATCTGTTTATGTTTTTCCTACCTTTATATCATCAATTAATGATACATAGATAATGatatcattattttaattgctcttaaaatattatttgatatacaATCTTATcatcttttttattgttgGATCTAGAGTTATTTGTACtgttatgttttattatatatacgaaCATAGTAAATTTCAACATTTCTTTTAACATTGAAGTTCCTtcctataaataatataaatgattttctatatataactAAAAGAACATTATTTTGtagttatatttaaataatatcactATGTAAGCTTAACAGAAggtaaatttataaacattatGGAAGACAACTTTGTTTTggaaatttatacatttacaaGAGACAGtctattattctatattttatatttcatattttatattctatttctcATATAAGTTTGTTTCTTTTGATTTAGGAGGTGatgtagaaagaaaataaaacatcaAAGATTGGCATCTGTTTCGACGGGGCATTGCAATATAACTGAAGACAACACGGACGAAGACAAAAAGATGGTGTCTCTGCCTAGTGCAGAGCCTGGCACAATGGATAGAATCTCAGATGATGACGATGACGAGCCAAGTAGTGGGTCTGAAACATATGAGGAGGGTGACCTTCTGACAGCTGCTATGGATGATGATGTGACGGCCCAGCTCGCCGCTGCAGGTTGGCAAATCAAACACGCTAATGGTGATTTCcatttttttgctttttcacCTTTTgagttatttatattctaatcattttcatttacaaaAGGAAAGTAACATAGAGGGTGCACCAATAATGTTAAATGAACAAGTCTCATTACATAGGCACAAGGAAAAAATAAGTAAAGgagtttataaattaaatattttggattgtgattgatatatttcaatttataattgataatgttaataatggatattattctaatttttttatataatatataaagtattaaagtataatttatataatattattcaattctTTGAACATTTCTTTTGCaacattataataattatatcaaaaaatatgGAGATACATAGAATTGAAGTTACCTTGATTTATTATCAATAGAAAGATAGAAGTAAAATACTGCCTGCCAATGATACATCTAATCTGGtaactattaaatattaaactagAATACATTTATGAGAAGATTCTCTATGGAGCCCTAATATGGTTAATAGTTTTAGTTGTTTATGGTTTTATTAAGTCATTTAAAAGATAATACATAAGTTTATtgtttttttcatttacatcATTGACAGTACAGCATGaatttattgtttcttttctttttttgcctttttttatatctcatttttttatcattctaattttctttcaacaaGATAAGTACTCataatacaaattacaaagaaaatattgaCAGAAAATACCATTATTGAATGCATTTTACATTGTTTGTGTGCTGTAATATTATTTGCTTcatgtttttaatattctacatACATGGAAACActgttttttatatacatcttaattttgcattttatgcAGTAATTTTCACTTGCAAATTTAgaattattcatatatatcATCTTTCCTGtgtgtttattaaaatatcatagcTTAGAAATTAGcttaatatttatcatttaaatttGTGTTCACTttgtgtaataaatttattatgttatGTTTACTCCCTAAatgttatagaaaaatatgtaatattttgtagATGTTCATTTTTACCTTATCgaaaaaaattcaagaatatattatttatctagATTTCAAATACCTTTCATTTCACTGTTGTAAAACATAATGttaaattctatatatacatatatatacatgtataaatttaattcattttaatatatgtataatatattcttgGATATCAAGCACGTTTCATATCACTACTGCTTTGCATCTCTTGTTTTGAATGAACTAAAGATACATGTTGACATGTCAGTAAAATATCTatacacatatgtacatatacgtgAATaggataaaaatgttttaacaaaaatattttggaaatatcacacaaattaaaattttttcttcagtatcttttaatattactgATATTTTACTGACATTTTAATTGGTGTGGGAttgtaaaattagaaaacaTATAGTTAATAATTTGCACATTTAGGCCCTGTTGGCGTAGCTGCTGCCGCAGCTATTGTCTCagcgaaaaaaaggaaacgaccTCATAGCTTTGAAACAAATCCCAGCATTAGAAAGAGGCAACAAAACAGACTCCTAAGAAAACTTAGAGTAAGTATATACACATTGCTATGTTTTATCTTGTTATCTGTATgcctttaaatatttatcatttatttgtttatttattatttattaaatatatattatttacagcAAACTATAGATGAGTTTGCAACGCGAGTTGGACAACAGGCAGTAGTATTAGTAGCTACACCAGGAAAGCCAAACAGTAGTTATAAAGTATTTGGAGCAAAACCGTTAGAGGATGtagtaaaaaatttaagaaatgttATAATGGAAGAACTTGAAAGTGCGCTCGCACAACAAGCTCCGCCACCAGTACAAGACGATCCATCTTTATATGAATTACCACCTCTTATAATAGATGGCATACCAACACCCGTGGAAAAAATGACTCAAGCTCAACTCAGAGCATTCATCCCTTTAATGTTAAAGTATTCTACAGGCAGAGGTAAACCTGGTTGGGGTAGAGATAGTACACGGCCACCGTGGTGGCCAAAAGAACTTCCTTGGGCAAATGTGCGTATGGATGCAAGGTCTGAAGACGAGAAACAGAAGGTTTGTAGATATTTCAAAGAATCTTCGAacactttttttcatttcgtatatataaattttctaaactaCTTAATGTTtgttctaatgtatttttttagATTTCTTGGACACATGCGTTAAGACAAATTGTAATAAactgttataaatttcatggaaGAGAAGATCTTCTACCTGCATTCAGcgaagaagatgaaaaatcCAATGTACTGATACAACAATCGACTCCTCATTCCTCGTCGCATCCGTCACATTCATCCGGCCAAGGGCAAGGTGGACAAtcgcagcaacaacagcagaCGGTGGGAGTTGTTCGCCTCAGCAGCACGGATTCATCTAAGGGAAACTCTTCGCCAGCACAAATCATTACCGCGTCTACTACAACTCTTGCCACTGCCACTCAGGTGGGAGTGGATAGAGTACAAAAAAAGAATTGATCGAAACAACGTGATTGAAAAAAGTCCAATTATTTAGTACAGTTTCAGTCTAATCAAATTTGATGCAAGATTCGATAGTACATTGTGAGATCATGgcgtttctttaaattctgATTTTACATTAAGAAGAATTAGAATTTGAAATTCCTTTATATGCAATTTGCGTTTATGTTCATGTGTTTGGTTTCCCTTATTTGAGTTTAATCTATCTTTATTTCTGTAGTCGTTTTCGTCATACTTGGAATCACATTTTATTTGATTGTACCTTCTGTAAAATTTTCACCATTTTTTTCAGTTGTAATCATATCttgctttttaaaatatttaaaaagacacGTGATTCGGCcatcataattaatattttgttcttgTGTTCTAGATGACGGCTCAATATCCGACGGCAGTTTTACAAACAATAACGAATCCTGATGGCACCGTATCAATCATCCAAGTTGATCCTAGTAACCCAATAATTACACTACCAGATGGTACAACAGCTCAGGTTCAAGGTGTAGCTACCGTAAGTTATCATAAACCACTTTttatgttttccttttttattttaggagCAAAGTTTTAAAATGGGAATGAATTTTCTTATCTACAGATCCATACAAGTCAAGGAGAAGTACAAGCACTCGCTGAAGTAGCAGGCAGTGGGGAAGGTACTAGTGTCGCTGTCGATTTAAACAGCGTTACAGAAGCAACATTAGGTCAAGATGGTCAAATCATTCTCACAGGAGAAGATGGACACGGTAAAACAGTTTTCTATAGGCTCTGCACCGTCGCCGGCCAGGAGCTACTTGAACAGTGAATTGATTTTTACTGGCCCAGGATCCTTTGTTGTTTTGCATGCTGTCTGCTACGCTCCATTCAAGAAAAATACCTACGTGTTCTACTACTTTGTACAACGAAAGTAGaatatcgattagttattCTTTTTTGATACTGtacatatgcaatttcattcGGAGCTATGCACagctttattttaatttcttctttaagaATCCATGATACATGTAAGAGAtcatcaaaaaaaaaaaaaaaatattcagggCACTTATGtattgatttttatgaattaatttaCGTTTAAATGTCGTGTGATAAGTAAAGAAACATTACAGAGAAACTAGAGAAGTTGCTCTTAATATTGTGtcgttttgtatatatacatatgtctataacatttttaaactATTCTCTTTCTGAGATAAGATAAAATTCAAGAACTTTTTAACAGGGGCTAGATGAAATGATACAAATGATAGAATTAAATTCGAACGTACCGTATATGCATGTACATattgtttttttatatactGAAAAGCAATTCATGAAGcctacaatttatttatatattggaATGTTGCATGTATAGTTGGTACTATGGAAAGCTTTAGATACACagatttttaaagatttttaaagtatgtacgttataaagtaaacaGGTAGAATCGATCGGTTCACATGGATTCTtaagattttaaatttaaacgagAAAATAAAGGAAGGTATTGATGATCACATAAAGAACCTGTCCCTGTTTTACAATCACTTTACCATTATTATCGAAAATTGGTTactttaatttactttaattaaaacaaagagaaataaaactgCTGTACATAGAGTATTTTTTGTtgatgtttttattattttatagctGTTGTATTTCGCAGCCTTTGTTTAAGCTACTCACGATtgctattttctaatttatttgaatcaataaattatttttaataaaacaattcgtatttgtataatttatgcTCGTCCATACTTGATCTTACAGATTGGCTTAAACATCTGTTGCTTTTTATTAATGCCTTATTTTTTCTGAAGTGTAGATGAGAATTATGTTTGCACATTAATGATATTACATTAAAAGGGTGTGccagaaaaaaagataatgcTAAATGTGAAAACAAAAGTATTCATCTTTtcaattacattaaatatttgacACATAGAGTAAGTATATCTACTTTTCTTTAGCACACCCTGTTAatctaacatttttttattagctTTGTATAGAACAATATACTTTTAACTTGTCATTTAAGTTTTAGAAAAAACGTATAGCCCGTCAAATCTGACTGTATCGTAAACTGGTAGCATGAACGCACAAATCTGAAAAAATGGTCGATATCGAAAATACACGTACGAATACGTGCTCTTCGAATTATTAAGTTTGACTTTTTAATTCCCAGTTTGCTATACAGAGAGAAAAATGCCTGGTCAGGGGCAGAACACAGGACAGTTACTTCTTTGTTTCAGGCTATCCTGTTTCCGTCTCAGGAGTGATAACAGTACCAGTATCTGCTAGTATGTATCAAACTATGGTTGCCAATATTCAAAGTGACGGTACGATGCAAGTAGTCACACCAATGGTTCAAGTCCCAAAGGTTGAGCCTGGAAGTGGGGAAACTAGCATTGAAGCTGTCACTATTCAAGGGCATCCTATGACAATGATAAACACCACAGGTGAACATCAAGTTCTTCAAGTAATATCATTGAAAGATGCTAATGTCCTCACAAAGGCTATGCAAGCCGAAGTTATAAAAGATGAGGATAGTGAACAACAAGCCGTCTCTAGTCCAGAATAAAGCGTTTTACATAGTTAATACAAAGCTTTTATGTTAACACCAAAATGCGACAGGTGCACATTAGTGGTGTTCATGAGAAGAAGAGTGAGAGTATTAGAAATGATAtgtgttattaatattaaggAAGATGATTGTGTCTTTTCTGAATCATCGTATAGTGTGTTCTCTTGTTGAGAAACAGTAAATGAATAGCGAATATGTTTGGAGAGTGAAAATGATTGAATGTTCGATGACTCATTGGACTTGAATGTAATC from Bombus fervidus isolate BK054 chromosome 11, iyBomFerv1, whole genome shotgun sequence harbors:
- the Coq7 gene encoding ubiquinone biosynthesis protein COQ7, mitochondrial, whose amino-acid sequence is MLHLRQLGIRLASTSAASGATRSEKLLDSVIRVDHAGELGADRIYAGQMAVLGRTSVGPTIQHMWDQEKEHRAKFEELIRKYRVRPTVLTPIWNIAGFVLGAGTALMGEKAAMACTVAVETVITEHYNDQLRALMESDEKVHEEVLEMIKKFRDEEQEHHDTGLEHGAEQAPFYQALTNVIKFGCKTAISISKVI
- the Ewg gene encoding DNA-binding protein Ewg isoform X3 yields the protein MVSLPSAEPGTMDRISDDDDDEPSSGSETYEEGDLLTAAMDDDVTAQLAAAGWQIKHANGPVGVAAAAAIVSAKKRKRPHSFETNPSIRKRQQNRLLRKLRQTIDEFATRVGQQAVVLVATPGKPNSSYKVFGAKPLEDVVKNLRNVIMEELESALAQQAPPPVQDDPSLYELPPLIIDGIPTPVEKMTQAQLRAFIPLMLKYSTGRGKPGWGRDSTRPPWWPKELPWANVRMDARSEDEKQKISWTHALRQIVINCYKFHGREDLLPAFSEEDEKSNVLIQQSTPHSSSHPSHSSGQGQGGQSQQQQQTMTAQYPTAVLQTITNPDGTVSIIQVDPSNPIITLPDGTTAQVQGVATIHTSQGEVQALAEVAGSGEGTSVAVDLNSVTEATLGQDGQIILTGEDGHGYPVSVSGVITVPVSASMYQTMVANIQSDGTMQVVTPMVQVPKVEPGSGETSIEAVTIQGHPMTMINTTGEHQVLQVISLKDANVLTKAMQAEVIKDEDSEQQAVSSPE
- the Ewg gene encoding DNA-binding protein Ewg isoform X1, whose amino-acid sequence is MVSLPSAEPGTMDRISDDDDDEPSSGSETYEEGDLLTAAMDDDVTAQLAAAGWQIKHANGPVGVAAAAAIVSAKKRKRPHSFETNPSIRKRQQNRLLRKLRQTIDEFATRVGQQAVVLVATPGKPNSSYKVFGAKPLEDVVKNLRNVIMEELESALAQQAPPPVQDDPSLYELPPLIIDGIPTPVEKMTQAQLRAFIPLMLKYSTGRGKPGWGRDSTRPPWWPKELPWANVRMDARSEDEKQKISWTHALRQIVINCYKFHGREDLLPAFSEEDEKSNVLIQQSTPHSSSHPSHSSGQGQGGQSQQQQQTVGVVRLSSTDSSKGNSSPAQIITASTTTLATATQMTAQYPTAVLQTITNPDGTVSIIQVDPSNPIITLPDGTTAQVQGVATIHTSQGEVQALAEVAGSGEGTSVAVDLNSVTEATLGQDGQIILTGEDGHGYPVSVSGVITVPVSASMYQTMVANIQSDGTMQVVTPMVQVPKVEPGSGETSIEAVTIQGHPMTMINTTGEHQVLQVISLKDANVLTKAMQAEVIKDEDSEQQAVSSPE
- the Ewg gene encoding DNA-binding protein Ewg isoform X2 translates to MVSLPSAEPGTMDRISDDDDDEPSSGSETYEEGDLLTAAMDDDVTAQLAAAGPVGVAAAAAIVSAKKRKRPHSFETNPSIRKRQQNRLLRKLRQTIDEFATRVGQQAVVLVATPGKPNSSYKVFGAKPLEDVVKNLRNVIMEELESALAQQAPPPVQDDPSLYELPPLIIDGIPTPVEKMTQAQLRAFIPLMLKYSTGRGKPGWGRDSTRPPWWPKELPWANVRMDARSEDEKQKISWTHALRQIVINCYKFHGREDLLPAFSEEDEKSNVLIQQSTPHSSSHPSHSSGQGQGGQSQQQQQTVGVVRLSSTDSSKGNSSPAQIITASTTTLATATQMTAQYPTAVLQTITNPDGTVSIIQVDPSNPIITLPDGTTAQVQGVATIHTSQGEVQALAEVAGSGEGTSVAVDLNSVTEATLGQDGQIILTGEDGHGYPVSVSGVITVPVSASMYQTMVANIQSDGTMQVVTPMVQVPKVEPGSGETSIEAVTIQGHPMTMINTTGEHQVLQVISLKDANVLTKAMQAEVIKDEDSEQQAVSSPE
- the Shf gene encoding WNT inhibitory factor 1, giving the protein MQWAAAALVSAAIALLLDTAAARNHHRSGNGHKPTGDISLWIDQQQIKMFSGVEMEIFAITEGRVLPYLLDPEFESKLPIIPSEVTYVNFTWKSGVKKYYYNFYRLKSFDETILKTPYITIKTQGRVPKRPKEFSVLLPCSGNNSGIAQLGIGLMIESRKGKPLNGTPLRLNLRKECAVREPNPGPCPDGYLGPPHCKKALCYPNCMNGGNCTAPGVCSCPPGFQGPYCEGGICAEKCLNGGKCIQKDTCECPKGYFGLRCEFSKCVIPCLNGGKCKGNNVCRCPTGFKGDHCEIGRRSPQRSACTRACRNGTCQPDNTCLCEPGWFGKLCNKNKPWA